Proteins from one Agelaius phoeniceus isolate bAgePho1 chromosome 10, bAgePho1.hap1, whole genome shotgun sequence genomic window:
- the COPB2 gene encoding coatomer subunit beta' isoform X1, with protein MPLRLDIKRKLTARSDRVKSVDLHPTEPWMLASLYNGSVCVWNHETQTLVKNFEVCDLPVRAAKFVARKNWVVTGADDMQIRVFNYNTLERVHMFEAHSDYIRCIAVHPTQPFILTSSDDMLIKLWDWDKKWSCSQVFEGHTHYVMQIVINPKDNNQFASASLDRTIKVWQLGSSSPNFTLEGHEKGVNCIDYYSGGDKPYLISGADDRLVKIWDYQNKTCVQTLEGHAQNVSCVSFHPELPIIITGSEDGTVRIWHSSTYRLESTLNYGMERVWCVASLRGSNNVALGYDEGSIIVKLGREEPAMSMDANGKIIWAKHSEVQQANLKAMGDAEIKDGERLPLAVKDMGSCEIYPQTIQHNPNGRFVVVCGDGEYIIYTAMALRNKSFGSAQEFVWAHDSSEYAIRESNSVVKIFKNFKEKKSFKPDFGAEGIYGGFLLGVRSVNGLAFYDWENTELIRRIEIQPKHIFWSDSGELVCIATEESFFILKYLSEKVAAAQETHEGVTEDGIEDAFEVLGEIQEIVKTGLWVGDCFIYTSSVNRLNYYVGGEIVTIAHLDRTMYLLGYIPKDNRLYLGDKELNIVSYSLLVSVLEYQTAVMRRDFGMADKVLPTIPKEQRTRVAHFLEKQGFKQQALAVSTDPEHRFELALQLGELKIAYQLAVEAESEQKWKQLAELAISKCQFGLAQECLHHAQDYGGLLLLATASGNASMVNKLAEGAEKDGKNNVAFMSYFLQGKLDSCLELLIKTGRLPEAAFLARTYLPSQVSRVVKLWRENLSKVNQKAAESLADPTEYENLFPGLKEAFVAEEYVKQSLADLRPAREYPLVTPNEERNLLEEAKGFEPSGIMPSQKKAEEPVPSPKQEVMKTVVQNSDNLPARDQKTLLDLEDDLDNLDLEDIDTTDINLDEEILDE; from the exons GATGACATGCAGATCAGAGTTTTTAATTACAACACCCTGGAAAGAGTTCACATGTTTGAGGCCCATTCCGACTACATCCGGTGCATTGCAGTGCACCCCACGCAGCCCTTCATCCTCACAAGCAGTG aTGACATGCTGATCAAACTCTGGGATTGGGATAAGAAATGGTCCTGTTCTCAGGTGTTTGAAGGACACACCCACTACGTCATGCAGATTGTCATAAACCCAAAAGACAATAACCAGTTTGCCAGTGCCTCTTTGGATAGGACAATTAAG GTGTGGCAGCTTGGATCATCCTCTCCCAACTTCACCTTGGAAGGCCATGAGAAAGGAGTGAACTGCATTGACTATTACAGTGGTGGGGACAAGCCATACCTCATTTCTGGGGCAGATGACCGCCTGGTGAAGATCTGGGACTACCAG AATAAAACTTGTGTCCAGACGCTGGAAGGCCATGCTCAGAACGTGTCCTGTGTCAGCTTCCACCCGGAGCTGCCCATCATCATCACCGGCTCTGAAGATG GCACGGTGCGCATCTGGCACTCCAGCACGTACCGCCTGGAGAGCACCCTGAACTATGGCATGGAGAGGGTGTGGTGTGTGGCCAGCCTCAGGGGCTCCAACAACGTGGCTCTGGGCTATGATGAGGGCAGCATCATTGTTAAG CTTGGTCGTGAGGAACCTGCCATGTCCATGGATGCAAATGGAAAAATCATTTGGGCTAAACATTCTGAAGTGCAACAGGCTAACTTGAAAGCAATGGGAGATGCTGAAATCAAAGATGGAGAGAGGTTGCCACTGGCTGTGAAGGATATGGGCAGCTGTGAAATCTATCCTCAGACAATCCAGCACAACCCTAATGGACG GTTTGTGGTGGTGTGTGGTGATGGTGAATACATCATCTACACAGCCATGGCTCTGAGGAACAAGAGTTTTGGTTCTGCACAGGAGTTTGTGTGGGCACATGACTCTTCAGA GTATGCAATCAGGGAGAGCAACAGTGTTgtaaagatatttaaaaatttcaaagaGAAGAAGTCGTTCAAGCCTGATTTTGGAGCAGAAg GCATCTATGGTGGCTTTCTGTTGGGAGTCAGATCTGTTAATGGCCTGGCATTCTATGACTGGGAGAACACAGAGCTGATTCGCAGGATTGAAATCCAGCCCAAACAT ATTTTCTGGTCTGACTCGGGTGAGCTCGTGTGCATTGCTACAGAGGAGTCATTCTTCATTCTCAAGTACCTGTCAGAAAAAGTGGCAGCAGCCCAAGAAACACATGAAGGTGTCACTGAAGATGGCATTGAAGATGCCTTTGAG GTTCTTGGTGAGATCCAGGAGATTGTGAAAACAGGTCTGTGGGTCGGTGACTGCTTCATTTACACCAGTTCTGTGAATAGACTCAACTACTATGTTGGAGGAGAGATTGTCACCATTGCCCACCTGGACAG AACAATGTATCTCCTGGGCTATATCCCCAAGGACAACAGGCTCTATCTGGGTGATAAAGAGCTAAACATTGTTAGTTACTCTCTGCTGGTCTCAGTGCTGGAATATCAAACTGCAGTGATGAGGAGGGATTTCGGCATGGCTGACAAAGTTCTTCCCACAATCCCAAAAGAACAGAGAACCAGGGTCGCACATTTTCTTgaaaaacag ggCTTCAAACAACAAGCTCTTGCAGTATCTACAGATCCAGAGCATCGTTTTGAACTTGCTCTTCAACTTGGAGAATTAAAAATAGCCTATCAGCTTGCAGTGGAAGCAGAG TCAGAACAGAAGTGGAAGCAGCTTGCAGAGCTTGCCATCAGTAAATGCCAGTTTGGCTTAGCCCAGGAGTGTCTCCACCATGCCCAGGACTAtggagggctgctgctcctggccacaGCTTCAGGGAACGCCAGCATGGTGAACAAGTTGGCAGAAGGTGCTGAGAAGGATGGCAAGAATAATGTGGCATTTATGAGCTACTTCCTGCAGGGAAA GCTTGATTCATGTTTGGAACTGCTGATCAAAACTGGGCGTCTCCCTGAAGCTGCTTTCCTTGCACGGACGTATTTGCCAAGCCAAGTTTCAAG GGTTGTTAAACTCTGGAGGGAGAACCTCTCTAAAGTCAACCAGAAGGCTGCTGAGTCCCTTGCTGATCCCACAGAATATGAAAATCTTTTCCCTGGATTAAAGGAAGCTTTTGTTGCTGAAGAGTATGTTAAGCAAAGTCTTGCTGACTTGAGGCCAGCCAGGGAATACCCCCTTGTCACT CcaaatgaagaaagaaactTACTTGAAGAAGCAAAAGGATTTGAGCCCTCTGGAATAATGCCATCTCAG AAGAAGGCTGAAGAACCAGTTCCCTCTCCTAAACAAGAAGTGATGAAGACAGTTGTGCAGAATTCTGATAACCTTCCAGCAAGAGATCAAAAG ACACTGCTGGACTTGGAAGATGACTTAGATAACTTGGATCTGGAGGATATTGATACCACAGATATCAATCTGGATGAAGAGATCTTAGATGAGTGA
- the COPB2 gene encoding coatomer subunit beta' isoform X4 codes for MPLRLDIKRKLTARSDRVKSVDLHPTEPWMLASLYNGSVCVWNHETQTLVKNFEVCDLPVRAAKFVARKNWVVTGADDMQIRVFNYNTLERVHMFEAHSDYIRCIAVHPTQPFILTSSDDMLIKLWDWDKKWSCSQVFEGHTHYVMQIVINPKDNNQFASASLDRTIKVWQLGSSSPNFTLEGHEKGVNCIDYYSGGDKPYLISGADDRLVKIWDYQNKTCVQTLEGHAQNVSCVSFHPELPIIITGSEDGTVRIWHSSTYRLESTLNYGMERVWCVASLRGSNNVALGYDEGSIIVKLGREEPAMSMDANGKIIWAKHSEVQQANLKAMGDAEIKDGERLPLAVKDMGSCEIYPQTIQHNPNGRFVVVCGDGEYIIYTAMALRNKSFGSAQEFVWAHDSSEYAIRESNSVVKIFKNFKEKKSFKPDFGAEGIYGGFLLGVRSVNGLAFYDWENTELIRRIEIQPKHIFWSDSGELVCIATEESFFILKYLSEKVAAAQETHEGVTEDGIEDAFEVLGEIQEIVKTGLWVGDCFIYTSSVNRLNYYVGGEIVTIAHLDRTMYLLGYIPKDNRLYLGDKELNIVSYSLLVSVLEYQTAVMRRDFGMADKVLPTIPKEQRTRVAHFLEKQGFKQQALAVSTDPEHRFELALQLGELKIAYQLAVEAESEQKWKQLAELAISKCQFGLAQECLHHAQDYGGLLLLATASGNASMVNKLAEGAEKDGKNNVAFMSYFLQGKLDSCLELLIKTGRLPEAAFLARTYLPSQVSRVVKLWRENLSKVNQKAAESLADPTEYENLFPGLKEAFVAEEYVKQSLADLRPAREYPLVTPNEERNLLEEAKGFEPSGIMPSQEVHYRAEFGPSLTEQRA; via the exons GATGACATGCAGATCAGAGTTTTTAATTACAACACCCTGGAAAGAGTTCACATGTTTGAGGCCCATTCCGACTACATCCGGTGCATTGCAGTGCACCCCACGCAGCCCTTCATCCTCACAAGCAGTG aTGACATGCTGATCAAACTCTGGGATTGGGATAAGAAATGGTCCTGTTCTCAGGTGTTTGAAGGACACACCCACTACGTCATGCAGATTGTCATAAACCCAAAAGACAATAACCAGTTTGCCAGTGCCTCTTTGGATAGGACAATTAAG GTGTGGCAGCTTGGATCATCCTCTCCCAACTTCACCTTGGAAGGCCATGAGAAAGGAGTGAACTGCATTGACTATTACAGTGGTGGGGACAAGCCATACCTCATTTCTGGGGCAGATGACCGCCTGGTGAAGATCTGGGACTACCAG AATAAAACTTGTGTCCAGACGCTGGAAGGCCATGCTCAGAACGTGTCCTGTGTCAGCTTCCACCCGGAGCTGCCCATCATCATCACCGGCTCTGAAGATG GCACGGTGCGCATCTGGCACTCCAGCACGTACCGCCTGGAGAGCACCCTGAACTATGGCATGGAGAGGGTGTGGTGTGTGGCCAGCCTCAGGGGCTCCAACAACGTGGCTCTGGGCTATGATGAGGGCAGCATCATTGTTAAG CTTGGTCGTGAGGAACCTGCCATGTCCATGGATGCAAATGGAAAAATCATTTGGGCTAAACATTCTGAAGTGCAACAGGCTAACTTGAAAGCAATGGGAGATGCTGAAATCAAAGATGGAGAGAGGTTGCCACTGGCTGTGAAGGATATGGGCAGCTGTGAAATCTATCCTCAGACAATCCAGCACAACCCTAATGGACG GTTTGTGGTGGTGTGTGGTGATGGTGAATACATCATCTACACAGCCATGGCTCTGAGGAACAAGAGTTTTGGTTCTGCACAGGAGTTTGTGTGGGCACATGACTCTTCAGA GTATGCAATCAGGGAGAGCAACAGTGTTgtaaagatatttaaaaatttcaaagaGAAGAAGTCGTTCAAGCCTGATTTTGGAGCAGAAg GCATCTATGGTGGCTTTCTGTTGGGAGTCAGATCTGTTAATGGCCTGGCATTCTATGACTGGGAGAACACAGAGCTGATTCGCAGGATTGAAATCCAGCCCAAACAT ATTTTCTGGTCTGACTCGGGTGAGCTCGTGTGCATTGCTACAGAGGAGTCATTCTTCATTCTCAAGTACCTGTCAGAAAAAGTGGCAGCAGCCCAAGAAACACATGAAGGTGTCACTGAAGATGGCATTGAAGATGCCTTTGAG GTTCTTGGTGAGATCCAGGAGATTGTGAAAACAGGTCTGTGGGTCGGTGACTGCTTCATTTACACCAGTTCTGTGAATAGACTCAACTACTATGTTGGAGGAGAGATTGTCACCATTGCCCACCTGGACAG AACAATGTATCTCCTGGGCTATATCCCCAAGGACAACAGGCTCTATCTGGGTGATAAAGAGCTAAACATTGTTAGTTACTCTCTGCTGGTCTCAGTGCTGGAATATCAAACTGCAGTGATGAGGAGGGATTTCGGCATGGCTGACAAAGTTCTTCCCACAATCCCAAAAGAACAGAGAACCAGGGTCGCACATTTTCTTgaaaaacag ggCTTCAAACAACAAGCTCTTGCAGTATCTACAGATCCAGAGCATCGTTTTGAACTTGCTCTTCAACTTGGAGAATTAAAAATAGCCTATCAGCTTGCAGTGGAAGCAGAG TCAGAACAGAAGTGGAAGCAGCTTGCAGAGCTTGCCATCAGTAAATGCCAGTTTGGCTTAGCCCAGGAGTGTCTCCACCATGCCCAGGACTAtggagggctgctgctcctggccacaGCTTCAGGGAACGCCAGCATGGTGAACAAGTTGGCAGAAGGTGCTGAGAAGGATGGCAAGAATAATGTGGCATTTATGAGCTACTTCCTGCAGGGAAA GCTTGATTCATGTTTGGAACTGCTGATCAAAACTGGGCGTCTCCCTGAAGCTGCTTTCCTTGCACGGACGTATTTGCCAAGCCAAGTTTCAAG GGTTGTTAAACTCTGGAGGGAGAACCTCTCTAAAGTCAACCAGAAGGCTGCTGAGTCCCTTGCTGATCCCACAGAATATGAAAATCTTTTCCCTGGATTAAAGGAAGCTTTTGTTGCTGAAGAGTATGTTAAGCAAAGTCTTGCTGACTTGAGGCCAGCCAGGGAATACCCCCTTGTCACT CcaaatgaagaaagaaactTACTTGAAGAAGCAAAAGGATTTGAGCCCTCTGGAATAATGCCATCTCAG GAGGTGCACTACAGAGCAGAGTTTGGGCCATCCCTGACAGAGCAGAGAGCTTAG
- the COPB2 gene encoding coatomer subunit beta' isoform X3: MPLRLDIKRKLTARSDRVKSVDLHPTEPWMLASLYNGSVCVWNHETQTLVKNFEVCDLPVRAAKFVARKNWVVTGADDMQIRVFNYNTLERVHMFEAHSDYIRCIAVHPTQPFILTSSDDMLIKLWDWDKKWSCSQVFEGHTHYVMQIVINPKDNNQFASASLDRTIKVWQLGSSSPNFTLEGHEKGVNCIDYYSGGDKPYLISGADDRLVKIWDYQNKTCVQTLEGHAQNVSCVSFHPELPIIITGSEDGTVRIWHSSTYRLESTLNYGMERVWCVASLRGSNNVALGYDEGSIIVKLGREEPAMSMDANGKIIWAKHSEVQQANLKAMGDAEIKDGERLPLAVKDMGSCEIYPQTIQHNPNGRFVVVCGDGEYIIYTAMALRNKSFGSAQEFVWAHDSSEYAIRESNSVVKIFKNFKEKKSFKPDFGAEGIYGGFLLGVRSVNGLAFYDWENTELIRRIEIQPKHIFWSDSGELVCIATEESFFILKYLSEKVAAAQETHEGVTEDGIEDAFEVLGEIQEIVKTGLWVGDCFIYTSSVNRLNYYVGGEIVTIAHLDRTMYLLGYIPKDNRLYLGDKELNIVSYSLLVSVLEYQTAVMRRDFGMADKVLPTIPKEQRTRVAHFLEKQGFKQQALAVSTDPEHRFELALQLGELKIAYQLAVEAESEQKWKQLAELAISKCQFGLAQECLHHAQDYGGLLLLATASGNASMVNKLAEGAEKDGKNNVAFMSYFLQGKLDSCLELLIKTGRLPEAAFLARTYLPSQVSRVVKLWRENLSKVNQKAAESLADPTEYENLFPGLKEAFVAEEYVKQSLADLRPAREYPLVTPNEERNLLEEAKGFEPSGIMPSQTLLDLEDDLDNLDLEDIDTTDINLDEEILDE, from the exons GATGACATGCAGATCAGAGTTTTTAATTACAACACCCTGGAAAGAGTTCACATGTTTGAGGCCCATTCCGACTACATCCGGTGCATTGCAGTGCACCCCACGCAGCCCTTCATCCTCACAAGCAGTG aTGACATGCTGATCAAACTCTGGGATTGGGATAAGAAATGGTCCTGTTCTCAGGTGTTTGAAGGACACACCCACTACGTCATGCAGATTGTCATAAACCCAAAAGACAATAACCAGTTTGCCAGTGCCTCTTTGGATAGGACAATTAAG GTGTGGCAGCTTGGATCATCCTCTCCCAACTTCACCTTGGAAGGCCATGAGAAAGGAGTGAACTGCATTGACTATTACAGTGGTGGGGACAAGCCATACCTCATTTCTGGGGCAGATGACCGCCTGGTGAAGATCTGGGACTACCAG AATAAAACTTGTGTCCAGACGCTGGAAGGCCATGCTCAGAACGTGTCCTGTGTCAGCTTCCACCCGGAGCTGCCCATCATCATCACCGGCTCTGAAGATG GCACGGTGCGCATCTGGCACTCCAGCACGTACCGCCTGGAGAGCACCCTGAACTATGGCATGGAGAGGGTGTGGTGTGTGGCCAGCCTCAGGGGCTCCAACAACGTGGCTCTGGGCTATGATGAGGGCAGCATCATTGTTAAG CTTGGTCGTGAGGAACCTGCCATGTCCATGGATGCAAATGGAAAAATCATTTGGGCTAAACATTCTGAAGTGCAACAGGCTAACTTGAAAGCAATGGGAGATGCTGAAATCAAAGATGGAGAGAGGTTGCCACTGGCTGTGAAGGATATGGGCAGCTGTGAAATCTATCCTCAGACAATCCAGCACAACCCTAATGGACG GTTTGTGGTGGTGTGTGGTGATGGTGAATACATCATCTACACAGCCATGGCTCTGAGGAACAAGAGTTTTGGTTCTGCACAGGAGTTTGTGTGGGCACATGACTCTTCAGA GTATGCAATCAGGGAGAGCAACAGTGTTgtaaagatatttaaaaatttcaaagaGAAGAAGTCGTTCAAGCCTGATTTTGGAGCAGAAg GCATCTATGGTGGCTTTCTGTTGGGAGTCAGATCTGTTAATGGCCTGGCATTCTATGACTGGGAGAACACAGAGCTGATTCGCAGGATTGAAATCCAGCCCAAACAT ATTTTCTGGTCTGACTCGGGTGAGCTCGTGTGCATTGCTACAGAGGAGTCATTCTTCATTCTCAAGTACCTGTCAGAAAAAGTGGCAGCAGCCCAAGAAACACATGAAGGTGTCACTGAAGATGGCATTGAAGATGCCTTTGAG GTTCTTGGTGAGATCCAGGAGATTGTGAAAACAGGTCTGTGGGTCGGTGACTGCTTCATTTACACCAGTTCTGTGAATAGACTCAACTACTATGTTGGAGGAGAGATTGTCACCATTGCCCACCTGGACAG AACAATGTATCTCCTGGGCTATATCCCCAAGGACAACAGGCTCTATCTGGGTGATAAAGAGCTAAACATTGTTAGTTACTCTCTGCTGGTCTCAGTGCTGGAATATCAAACTGCAGTGATGAGGAGGGATTTCGGCATGGCTGACAAAGTTCTTCCCACAATCCCAAAAGAACAGAGAACCAGGGTCGCACATTTTCTTgaaaaacag ggCTTCAAACAACAAGCTCTTGCAGTATCTACAGATCCAGAGCATCGTTTTGAACTTGCTCTTCAACTTGGAGAATTAAAAATAGCCTATCAGCTTGCAGTGGAAGCAGAG TCAGAACAGAAGTGGAAGCAGCTTGCAGAGCTTGCCATCAGTAAATGCCAGTTTGGCTTAGCCCAGGAGTGTCTCCACCATGCCCAGGACTAtggagggctgctgctcctggccacaGCTTCAGGGAACGCCAGCATGGTGAACAAGTTGGCAGAAGGTGCTGAGAAGGATGGCAAGAATAATGTGGCATTTATGAGCTACTTCCTGCAGGGAAA GCTTGATTCATGTTTGGAACTGCTGATCAAAACTGGGCGTCTCCCTGAAGCTGCTTTCCTTGCACGGACGTATTTGCCAAGCCAAGTTTCAAG GGTTGTTAAACTCTGGAGGGAGAACCTCTCTAAAGTCAACCAGAAGGCTGCTGAGTCCCTTGCTGATCCCACAGAATATGAAAATCTTTTCCCTGGATTAAAGGAAGCTTTTGTTGCTGAAGAGTATGTTAAGCAAAGTCTTGCTGACTTGAGGCCAGCCAGGGAATACCCCCTTGTCACT CcaaatgaagaaagaaactTACTTGAAGAAGCAAAAGGATTTGAGCCCTCTGGAATAATGCCATCTCAG ACACTGCTGGACTTGGAAGATGACTTAGATAACTTGGATCTGGAGGATATTGATACCACAGATATCAATCTGGATGAAGAGATCTTAGATGAGTGA
- the COPB2 gene encoding coatomer subunit beta' isoform X2, whose protein sequence is MPLRLDIKRKLTARSDRVKSVDLHPTEPWMLASLYNGSVCVWNHETQTLVKNFEVCDLPVRAAKFVARKNWVVTGADDMQIRVFNYNTLERVHMFEAHSDYIRCIAVHPTQPFILTSSDDMLIKLWDWDKKWSCSQVFEGHTHYVMQIVINPKDNNQFASASLDRTIKVWQLGSSSPNFTLEGHEKGVNCIDYYSGGDKPYLISGADDRLVKIWDYQNKTCVQTLEGHAQNVSCVSFHPELPIIITGSEDGTVRIWHSSTYRLESTLNYGMERVWCVASLRGSNNVALGYDEGSIIVKLGREEPAMSMDANGKIIWAKHSEVQQANLKAMGDAEIKDGERLPLAVKDMGSCEIYPQTIQHNPNGRFVVVCGDGEYIIYTAMALRNKSFGSAQEFVWAHDSSEYAIRESNSVVKIFKNFKEKKSFKPDFGAEGIYGGFLLGVRSVNGLAFYDWENTELIRRIEIQPKHIFWSDSGELVCIATEESFFILKYLSEKVAAAQETHEGVTEDGIEDAFEVLGEIQEIVKTGLWVGDCFIYTSSVNRLNYYVGGEIVTIAHLDRTMYLLGYIPKDNRLYLGDKELNIVSYSLLVSVLEYQTAVMRRDFGMADKVLPTIPKEQRTRVAHFLEKQGFKQQALAVSTDPEHRFELALQLGELKIAYQLAVEAESEQKWKQLAELAISKCQFGLAQECLHHAQDYGGLLLLATASGNASMVNKLAEGAEKDGKNNVAFMSYFLQGKLDSCLELLIKTGRLPEAAFLARTYLPSQVSRVVKLWRENLSKVNQKAAESLADPTEYENLFPGLKEAFVAEEYVKQSLADLRPAREYPLVTPNEERNLLEEAKGFEPSGIMPSQKAEEPVPSPKQEVMKTVVQNSDNLPARDQKTLLDLEDDLDNLDLEDIDTTDINLDEEILDE, encoded by the exons GATGACATGCAGATCAGAGTTTTTAATTACAACACCCTGGAAAGAGTTCACATGTTTGAGGCCCATTCCGACTACATCCGGTGCATTGCAGTGCACCCCACGCAGCCCTTCATCCTCACAAGCAGTG aTGACATGCTGATCAAACTCTGGGATTGGGATAAGAAATGGTCCTGTTCTCAGGTGTTTGAAGGACACACCCACTACGTCATGCAGATTGTCATAAACCCAAAAGACAATAACCAGTTTGCCAGTGCCTCTTTGGATAGGACAATTAAG GTGTGGCAGCTTGGATCATCCTCTCCCAACTTCACCTTGGAAGGCCATGAGAAAGGAGTGAACTGCATTGACTATTACAGTGGTGGGGACAAGCCATACCTCATTTCTGGGGCAGATGACCGCCTGGTGAAGATCTGGGACTACCAG AATAAAACTTGTGTCCAGACGCTGGAAGGCCATGCTCAGAACGTGTCCTGTGTCAGCTTCCACCCGGAGCTGCCCATCATCATCACCGGCTCTGAAGATG GCACGGTGCGCATCTGGCACTCCAGCACGTACCGCCTGGAGAGCACCCTGAACTATGGCATGGAGAGGGTGTGGTGTGTGGCCAGCCTCAGGGGCTCCAACAACGTGGCTCTGGGCTATGATGAGGGCAGCATCATTGTTAAG CTTGGTCGTGAGGAACCTGCCATGTCCATGGATGCAAATGGAAAAATCATTTGGGCTAAACATTCTGAAGTGCAACAGGCTAACTTGAAAGCAATGGGAGATGCTGAAATCAAAGATGGAGAGAGGTTGCCACTGGCTGTGAAGGATATGGGCAGCTGTGAAATCTATCCTCAGACAATCCAGCACAACCCTAATGGACG GTTTGTGGTGGTGTGTGGTGATGGTGAATACATCATCTACACAGCCATGGCTCTGAGGAACAAGAGTTTTGGTTCTGCACAGGAGTTTGTGTGGGCACATGACTCTTCAGA GTATGCAATCAGGGAGAGCAACAGTGTTgtaaagatatttaaaaatttcaaagaGAAGAAGTCGTTCAAGCCTGATTTTGGAGCAGAAg GCATCTATGGTGGCTTTCTGTTGGGAGTCAGATCTGTTAATGGCCTGGCATTCTATGACTGGGAGAACACAGAGCTGATTCGCAGGATTGAAATCCAGCCCAAACAT ATTTTCTGGTCTGACTCGGGTGAGCTCGTGTGCATTGCTACAGAGGAGTCATTCTTCATTCTCAAGTACCTGTCAGAAAAAGTGGCAGCAGCCCAAGAAACACATGAAGGTGTCACTGAAGATGGCATTGAAGATGCCTTTGAG GTTCTTGGTGAGATCCAGGAGATTGTGAAAACAGGTCTGTGGGTCGGTGACTGCTTCATTTACACCAGTTCTGTGAATAGACTCAACTACTATGTTGGAGGAGAGATTGTCACCATTGCCCACCTGGACAG AACAATGTATCTCCTGGGCTATATCCCCAAGGACAACAGGCTCTATCTGGGTGATAAAGAGCTAAACATTGTTAGTTACTCTCTGCTGGTCTCAGTGCTGGAATATCAAACTGCAGTGATGAGGAGGGATTTCGGCATGGCTGACAAAGTTCTTCCCACAATCCCAAAAGAACAGAGAACCAGGGTCGCACATTTTCTTgaaaaacag ggCTTCAAACAACAAGCTCTTGCAGTATCTACAGATCCAGAGCATCGTTTTGAACTTGCTCTTCAACTTGGAGAATTAAAAATAGCCTATCAGCTTGCAGTGGAAGCAGAG TCAGAACAGAAGTGGAAGCAGCTTGCAGAGCTTGCCATCAGTAAATGCCAGTTTGGCTTAGCCCAGGAGTGTCTCCACCATGCCCAGGACTAtggagggctgctgctcctggccacaGCTTCAGGGAACGCCAGCATGGTGAACAAGTTGGCAGAAGGTGCTGAGAAGGATGGCAAGAATAATGTGGCATTTATGAGCTACTTCCTGCAGGGAAA GCTTGATTCATGTTTGGAACTGCTGATCAAAACTGGGCGTCTCCCTGAAGCTGCTTTCCTTGCACGGACGTATTTGCCAAGCCAAGTTTCAAG GGTTGTTAAACTCTGGAGGGAGAACCTCTCTAAAGTCAACCAGAAGGCTGCTGAGTCCCTTGCTGATCCCACAGAATATGAAAATCTTTTCCCTGGATTAAAGGAAGCTTTTGTTGCTGAAGAGTATGTTAAGCAAAGTCTTGCTGACTTGAGGCCAGCCAGGGAATACCCCCTTGTCACT CcaaatgaagaaagaaactTACTTGAAGAAGCAAAAGGATTTGAGCCCTCTGGAATAATGCCATCTCAG AAGGCTGAAGAACCAGTTCCCTCTCCTAAACAAGAAGTGATGAAGACAGTTGTGCAGAATTCTGATAACCTTCCAGCAAGAGATCAAAAG ACACTGCTGGACTTGGAAGATGACTTAGATAACTTGGATCTGGAGGATATTGATACCACAGATATCAATCTGGATGAAGAGATCTTAGATGAGTGA